The region CAGCCGGCGCGCCAGCTTCCGGCTCATGAGAATATGATCGAGGCGCAGGCCGGCATTTCGCTGCCACCGGTTGCGGCGGTAGTCCCAGAACGTAAAGAGCTCTTCTTTCGGATAGACCTTCCGCAGGGCGTCGATCCAGCCCTGATCGAGGAGTTGCCGGAAAGCGGCTCGGCTTTCGGGCTGGACTAGGGCGTTATCGTCATAGGAGCGGGTCGGATAGATGTCCCGCGGTTCCGGAACCACGTTGTAATCGCCGGCAAGCACCACGGGCAGGCCAGTCTCAAATAGCGCCGCGGCATGGAGGCTGAGACGCGCGTGCCAGGCAAGCTTATAGGCGAATTTCGGGCCGGGCTGAGGATTCCCGTTGGGGGCATAAAGCGAGCTGACCAGGATGCCGTTTACCGCGGCCTCGATGTATCGGCTCTGCGTGTCGGACGGATCGCCGGGCAGTTCGGTGCGAGTGACGACCGGTTCGCTGTCGCGG is a window of Sinorhizobium numidicum DNA encoding:
- the xth gene encoding exodeoxyribonuclease III, with protein sequence MKIATFNINGVNRRLGNLIAWLTMSKPDVVCLQELKATDGQFPKAAIETAGYGAVWRGQAAWNGVAILARDSEPVVTRTELPGDPSDTQSRYIEAAVNGILVSSLYAPNGNPQPGPKFAYKLAWHARLSLHAAALFETGLPVVLAGDYNVVPEPRDIYPTRSYDDNALVQPESRAAFRQLLDQGWIDALRKVYPKEELFTFWDYRRNRWQRNAGLRLDHILMSRKLARRLKDAGIDRDVRGREGASDHAPVWIVLRD